Proteins from a single region of Ischnura elegans chromosome 2, ioIscEleg1.1, whole genome shotgun sequence:
- the LOC124154185 gene encoding proteasome subunit alpha type-3, with protein MSSIGTGYDLSASQFSPDGRVFQVEYAQKAVENSGTVIGLRGKDGVVFAVEKLVTSKLYEAGANRRLFNIDKHVGMAVSGLLADARQIVETARIEASNYRAQYGTNIPLKYLNERVSMYMHAYTLYSAIRPFGCSVILGTYEDDGPAMFMIDPSGVSYGYFGCAVGKAKQAAKTEIEKLKLQDMSCRDLVKEAARIIYLVHDELKDKTFELELSWVGAVTNGLHERVPDALFAEAEKSAKAAMEDDSDSDTEEM; from the exons ATGAGTTCTATCGGCACAGGT TATGACCTTTCAGCATCGCAGTTCTCCCCTGATGGACGCGTTTTTCAGGTGGAGTACGCCCAAAAGGCTGTAGAAAACAGTGG AACTGTCATTGGCTTACGTGGAAAAGATGGTGTTGTGTTTGCAGTGGAGAAGTTAGTTACTTCAAAACTGTATGAGGCAGGTGCGAATAGGAGACTATTTAACATCGACAAACATGTTGGAATG GCAGTTTCTGGATTGCTGGCCGATGCTCGACAAATTGTTGAAACAGCTCGCATAGAAGCCTCAAATTATAGGGCCCAGTATGGGACTAACATTCCACTAAAG TATTTAAACGAGAGGGTTTCGATGTATATGCATGCCTATACCCTGTATAGTGCCATCCGTCCGTTTGGCTGCAGCGTTATTTTAGGCACATATGAAGATGATGGCCCCGCAATGTTCATGATTGATCCATCAGGAGTGTCATAT GGTTACTTTGGATGTGCTGTTGGTAAAGCAAAGCAGGCTGCAAAAACAGAAATTGAGAAGTTAAAGCTGCAAGATATGAGTTGCCGAGATCTCGTTAAGGAAGCTGCAAGGAT aatATATTTGGTTCATGATGAGCTGAAGGACAAGACGTTTGAGCTGGAGCTCAGTTGGGTAGGTGCAGTGACAAATGGACTGCATGAAAGAGTGCCGGATGCCCTCTTTGCAGAAGCTGAAAAATCTGCGAAGGCAGCAATGGAGGATGACTCCGATTCAGACACAGAAGAAATGTGA